One Eremothecium cymbalariae DBVPG#7215 chromosome 2, complete sequence DNA window includes the following coding sequences:
- the ARC18 gene encoding Arc18p (similar to Ashbya gossypii AFR584C 1-intron) has protein sequence MPAYHSTFLEDNERMVGNFVLLPLNTKFRGPAYQANSDYDIIDECLDLFRANSFFKNFEIRSAADRVLIYGILFINRCLSQLKGGMGYVEALKQIQGVAVEDFTLPGTVGFPLNSVYSMPVGDVGQMEMLKGYLQQFRQELGMRLLERVYADSREQPSKFWLAFTRRKFMNKSL, from the exons ATGCCG GCATATCATTCTACATTTTTAGAGGATAATGAACGTATGGTTGGCAACTTTGTTTTGTTGCCATTGAATACGAAATTTCGGGGTCCAGCATATCAGGCCAATTCAGattatgatattattgatgaatgtTTGGATTTGTTTCGTGCgaattcattttttaagaacTTTGAGATTCGCAGTGCAGCAGATCGAGTTTTGATATATGGGATTTTGTTTATTAATCGGTGTTTGAGCCAGTTAAAGGGTGGGATGGGGTATGTGGAGGCTTTGAAGCAGATTCAGGGGGTTGCTGTGGAGGATTTTACTCTGCCTGGGACTGTTGGGTTTCCTTTGAATTCTGTTTATTCTATGCCTGTTGGTGATGTTGGGCAGATGGAGATGTTGAAGGGGTATTTGCAGCAGTTTCGGCAGGAGCTTGGTATGCGGTTGCTCGAGCGGGTTTACGCTGATTCTCGGGAGCAGCCTTCTAAGTTTTGGCTTGCGTTTACACGGAGGAAGTTTATGAATAAGTCGTTGTga